One genomic window of Struthio camelus isolate bStrCam1 chromosome 1, bStrCam1.hap1, whole genome shotgun sequence includes the following:
- the LOC138065735 gene encoding ankyrin repeat domain-containing protein 7-like, whose protein sequence is EKELGKLHRAAASGDLARVRRRRWLPRVGLDGRDKAKRTPLHLACANGHAEVVLYLVERKCKLNPRDNFKRSPLMKAVQCQHEGCVAILLAHGADANLADANGNTALHLAALAPNTCLAGQLLAHNAHLDAQNKMGYTPLSLAVSAHHVEMVEFLLSKGADVHARDQSERTPLMLAASAGDVSMIEVLLGYGADLCQKDVLGWTAEA, encoded by the exons gagaaggagctgggcaagctgcaccgcgcggccgccagcggcgacctggcgcgggtgcggcggcggcggtggctgccgagagtcggcctcgacgggcgggacaaggcgaagcg gacacctctgcatctggcttgcgctaacggacatgcggaggttgtcttgtacttagtagagaggaagtgcaagctaaatcctcgtgacaacttcaagagatcgccactgatgaag gcagtgcagtgccagcacgaaggctgcgtcgccattctgctagcgcatggcgccgacgctaaccttgcggatgctaacggcaacactgcccttcacctggctgcccttgctcctaacacctgcctagcagggcagttactggcgcacaacgcccatcttgatgcgcagaataag atgggatacacgcccctttctctggccgtgtccgcgcatcacgtagagatggtggagttcctgcttagcaaaggagccgacgtgcacgctcgagatcagtcggaaag gacccctctgatgcttgccgcctctgccggggacgtgagcatgatagaagttcttcttggctatggtgctgacctttgccagaaagacgttcttggatggacagcggaggct